Proteins from one Scylla paramamosain isolate STU-SP2022 chromosome 3, ASM3559412v1, whole genome shotgun sequence genomic window:
- the LOC135092598 gene encoding uncharacterized protein LOC135092598, translating into MAAVPRQARVLNLRPSQSEGSVIPPVHYPNFYSQHYHSNERSGVVAEDSFEEDNASASSEQVRRWIAAVLVADWCYLDATATLHYLHSFFSCHGLCVICIKVYEAQETC; encoded by the exons ATGGCCGCCGTGCCCCGCCAAGCCCGGGTGTTGAACCTGAGACCAAGCCAG agtgagggcagtgtcattcctcctgtccactaccccaacttctactcccaacactaccacagcaATGAGCGGTCGggtgtggtggctgaggattcttttgaagaggacaatgcttctgcttcatctgagcaggtcagaaggtggatagcagcagtactagtagcagactggtgttaccttgatgctactgctacattgcattatttgcatagttttttcagttgtcatggactttgtgtaatatgtataaaagtatatgaagctcaagaaacttgttga